In a single window of the Planctomycetia bacterium genome:
- a CDS encoding Rieske 2Fe-2S domain-containing protein, giving the protein MPKTEVVTKVWIAPGCIVCDACETTAPDVFEVQHDNETCIIRPAALDAEFTKPRSAIIKEAAAECPVDVIKFDVATIEVSEEEAAKLGGGAPKPAAAVAAAAAGEAGAAGPAHAPPAHAPAADKATPAKPAAPPKPKVMDPAIQALLAATTVRGGHVVIDRGVKDMPEGVRQAIKLSPDQLPPDGRFQRVLEKTKTTAKEPTRRDLLLGASWAALALGFGVAPLVALNRFMAPNVLEQPDPKVRCGPLSAYASMAPGDVDEDFKPVKPSGFWLVREEERLVALSIICTHLGCIPSWLPNDRKFKCPCHGSGFKQDGTNFEGPAPRPLERFKIYLDGDQVIVDRSKKFLAMGPNDTAVWNDPDASIPV; this is encoded by the coding sequence ATGCCGAAGACCGAAGTCGTAACCAAAGTATGGATCGCACCTGGGTGCATCGTTTGCGATGCGTGCGAGACAACCGCACCGGACGTGTTCGAGGTGCAGCACGATAACGAGACGTGCATCATTCGCCCGGCGGCCCTGGACGCCGAATTCACCAAGCCGCGCAGCGCCATCATCAAGGAAGCTGCGGCCGAGTGTCCCGTCGATGTCATTAAGTTTGACGTCGCCACGATCGAAGTCAGCGAAGAGGAGGCGGCGAAACTCGGCGGCGGCGCACCCAAGCCCGCAGCCGCCGTCGCCGCAGCAGCCGCCGGTGAGGCCGGCGCCGCCGGACCCGCCCACGCGCCACCAGCCCACGCGCCGGCAGCCGATAAGGCAACCCCTGCCAAGCCCGCTGCGCCGCCCAAGCCGAAGGTCATGGACCCGGCCATTCAGGCGCTGCTCGCAGCGACGACGGTTCGCGGCGGCCACGTCGTGATTGATCGGGGCGTGAAGGACATGCCCGAAGGGGTCCGGCAGGCGATCAAGCTCTCGCCTGACCAGTTGCCGCCGGACGGCCGGTTTCAACGGGTTCTTGAGAAGACCAAGACGACCGCTAAAGAGCCGACACGTCGCGATCTCCTGCTTGGCGCAAGTTGGGCGGCACTCGCGCTGGGTTTCGGTGTCGCGCCGCTGGTCGCCCTTAACCGGTTCATGGCGCCCAATGTGCTGGAACAGCCTGATCCGAAAGTTCGTTGCGGACCGTTGAGCGCCTATGCTTCGATGGCGCCCGGTGACGTGGACGAAGATTTCAAGCCGGTCAAGCCCAGCGGATTCTGGCTGGTCCGCGAGGAAGAGCGGCTGGTCGCCCTGTCGATCATCTGCACTCACCTGGGGTGCATTCCATCGTGGCTTCCAAATGATCGAAAATTCAAGTGTCCGTGTCATGGAAGCGGATTCAAGCAGGACGGGACGAACTTTGAAGGTCCCGCGCCGCGGCCGCTCGAACGGTTCAAGATATACCTTGACGGCGATCAGGTGATCGTTGATCGTTCAAAGAAGTTTCTGGCGATGGGGCCGAATGATACGGCTGTGTGGAACGATCCTGATGCTTCGATTCCTGTTTGA
- a CDS encoding HEAT repeat domain-containing protein codes for MTESTNNANDNPLQPMTPRLMGRLFIVPALIVVLLLAVSVVVVLFGTTTTDKQESLSDLIARLEADPGEKTLGTMLLPAAKESWQAAQELARRLERKDEFLRPDEVEPTADRLIAILEKFPVGRDTDEPASAQQYFVMMALARLQTQKAVEPLSKLLRDPNWATRRTAVQSLAMMQDVDGVGRAVPEIAALLNDPIPAVRIVACGALSVLARPGDGVTIRLLADRLSDDREVQWNAAMALAHLESSSGKLVLLNMLDRAYWEGIELEYMENGVQVTRKYAPAEVERNLQSAIAASVKLSDPELDRAVAALEADRSTFVRDAARSASRSGGPKAAPAGSSMHAVEQQVGPAPSGVGEDC; via the coding sequence TTGACTGAATCGACAAACAACGCGAACGACAACCCGCTGCAACCCATGACGCCGCGTCTGATGGGGCGATTGTTCATTGTCCCGGCGCTCATTGTTGTGTTACTGCTGGCGGTCTCCGTGGTTGTCGTGCTTTTCGGGACGACGACGACGGACAAACAGGAAAGCCTTTCCGATCTTATTGCTCGACTGGAAGCCGATCCAGGCGAAAAGACACTCGGGACGATGCTTCTCCCTGCCGCCAAGGAGTCTTGGCAGGCCGCACAGGAGTTGGCCCGGCGCCTCGAACGAAAAGACGAGTTTCTTCGGCCGGACGAGGTTGAGCCGACAGCGGATCGACTCATTGCAATACTCGAGAAGTTCCCGGTCGGCCGGGATACCGATGAACCCGCTTCGGCACAGCAGTATTTCGTCATGATGGCCCTTGCCCGTCTTCAGACGCAGAAGGCCGTCGAGCCGCTTTCGAAACTCCTGAGAGATCCGAACTGGGCGACGCGCCGCACAGCCGTTCAATCTTTGGCAATGATGCAGGACGTTGACGGCGTCGGTCGTGCGGTCCCAGAGATTGCTGCGCTCTTGAACGATCCGATCCCTGCGGTTCGCATAGTCGCCTGTGGGGCGCTTTCCGTATTGGCGCGACCGGGGGACGGCGTGACGATTCGATTGCTCGCCGACCGGCTGAGCGATGATCGAGAAGTGCAATGGAACGCCGCGATGGCGCTGGCGCATCTCGAAAGTTCGTCTGGTAAGTTGGTGCTTCTGAACATGCTTGACAGGGCATATTGGGAAGGGATTGAACTCGAATACATGGAGAACGGAGTTCAGGTTACTCGCAAATATGCACCCGCCGAGGTGGAGCGCAATCTTCAGTCCGCCATCGCCGCGTCCGTCAAGCTCTCGGATCCAGAATTAGACCGGGCCGTCGCCGCGTTGGAAGCGGACCGTTCGACCTTTGTGCGCGATGCCGCCCGTTCGGCGAGTCGGTCGGGTGGCCCGAAAGCCGCACCGGCGGGATCGTCGATGCATGCTGTAGAGCAGCAGGTTGGCCCGGCCCCTTCCGGGGTTGGGGAGGACTGTTGA
- a CDS encoding cadherin-like domain-containing protein has product MNPFRFGRLSRTITSALCVALVFNLVVLTPGCGTRLNWQGPTTGKVSIPLTPDHPISKALSGTAFEGAESLEADMDAGVFRLVFLDDARTITGRFVRSGDSWEMTEFSFGTSAGAAKMSLDAASRQVTMIETTQGDIWTPSKVSDAPSRAVSGDRIEGYVQSNTELMPQTNGTGKGNSSLLFAAPFFFFVMFIWSLCAVHVVLCPGFLPIFLVIGAILGGLPPPNAGEQQIPQNQAPDARDDTFTTPHNATINASVLTDNGAGADSDPDGDPLTVSLVTSVANGTLSLQPTGLFTYTPNTGYVGADTFVYRLEDGQGGTDNATVTITVTNRPPDARDDAFSTLIESLLTGNLFDDNGMGIDSDPDGDAITVIAVDGSTANVGTAYMLASGAILTRIFHQVGVE; this is encoded by the coding sequence ATGAATCCTTTTCGCTTCGGGCGATTATCTCGCACCATCACATCCGCCCTTTGCGTGGCGTTGGTATTCAATCTTGTCGTATTGACGCCAGGTTGCGGCACGAGACTCAACTGGCAGGGTCCCACGACCGGCAAAGTCAGCATCCCGCTGACGCCCGACCATCCGATTTCGAAAGCACTCAGCGGCACCGCCTTTGAGGGCGCGGAGTCGCTCGAGGCCGACATGGACGCGGGAGTCTTTAGACTTGTCTTTCTCGATGATGCTCGAACGATCACCGGCCGATTCGTACGCAGCGGTGACTCATGGGAGATGACTGAATTCAGCTTCGGCACATCCGCGGGCGCCGCGAAAATGTCGCTCGACGCCGCGTCTCGCCAGGTCACGATGATCGAGACGACTCAGGGCGACATTTGGACGCCGAGCAAGGTCAGTGATGCACCTTCCCGGGCGGTTTCAGGTGACCGCATCGAGGGCTATGTCCAGAGCAATACAGAATTGATGCCGCAGACCAACGGCACCGGCAAGGGCAATTCGTCGTTGCTCTTCGCCGCGCCGTTCTTCTTCTTTGTCATGTTCATCTGGTCGCTTTGCGCGGTTCACGTCGTGCTTTGCCCGGGATTCCTGCCGATCTTCCTCGTCATTGGCGCCATCCTCGGTGGCCTGCCTCCGCCGAATGCAGGCGAGCAGCAGATCCCACAGAACCAGGCGCCCGATGCACGCGACGATACATTCACCACGCCTCACAACGCCACGATCAACGCGAGTGTCCTGACGGATAACGGGGCCGGCGCCGATAGCGATCCGGACGGCGATCCTCTAACGGTCTCGCTTGTCACCAGTGTCGCAAACGGAACGCTCAGCCTCCAACCGACCGGTCTATTCACCTATACGCCCAACACCGGCTATGTCGGTGCGGACACATTCGTCTATCGCCTCGAAGACGGCCAGGGCGGAACGGATAACGCAACGGTGACCATCACGGTTACCAACCGGCCGCCGGATGCGCGCGATGACGCGTTTTCGACGCTGATTGAAAGCCTACTCACCGGCAATCTCTTCGACGACAACGGCATGGGGATCGACAGCGATCCGGATGGCGATGCCATCACTGTGATTGCGGTTGATGGATCGACGGCGAATGTCGGCACGGCATACATGCTGGCCTCCGGCGCGATCCTAACCCGAATATTTCATCAGGTCGGCGTTGAATAG
- a CDS encoding c-type cytochrome, whose product MPVATETLRNIKRVNVWFAVSAVLALVSTGWMIWHDYNRPWRHFQRNFFNVRSAMAHMDALKYETPAEKEKYAKLLAAVEDAKKELATDEKKALEKELLARQETLAGELQGVALTFGNRNAEMQVRLFDYEEARALHGEDDPRSIAIKKSNDEAAAILSELKSKRENLEDELRSIKQDVKRLYSRKSEAQKALAAYEKGLKDAERFDKMYGPGLDRFAFNVPLLDYLAPSGTPGHEEVRQVFMKPIRFDYNFVDSYVTDRCVTCHVGIDDPTLTVESFVRRTGASLENPAVQSALKVSNESFAQDLLIALGEAANEKQFIDKDVPEMSDDDREKFISALIGAANSFFADIERPALPADDIRKTLAQAGDLTRSKVMDAIMGAAQSILWGRPPVSTANPDQRIAWKDMSEAQRQTYTASITAALNTYLVSQGRPRIDFSEEIRAHPRLDLYVSADSPHSMTKIGCTVCHEGAGQDTDFILAAHTPKNKAEKKEWEEKYYTSELGVPLATFHLVEEFWERPMLPPQFTSASCKKCHQQIYDLERDKTIPLEPAHNIVEGRDLFTSVGCINCHNVDGLSDSRRVGTDLSYVAEKLTQGFMERWVEYPGNFRPSTWMPHFFHQENNLPSSANEFDPDPVLRTETEIQAIVHYLRTFSKPLDMIPTPEGMVGDPTRGEQLFTSIGCLACHANLDAKDPQSSDGKSFGELWITRHLVMSEGLSEDDAKSRYDAMSKTDRARYATHQFTPERRKAALVASREEEVLADREGRDVDPKKMYVPPAFTRVAPELSGIGTKLIDDPNDAEQSASALRWLYNWLHEPRHYSSYTRMPRMFRDNYYQLDDAETQRKKNNQDILDVATYLLGLRNDEFDRTPIATGKKQVELTQSLILDLLGGQNTASVSEKILNDEKGADADPYGRLTASIVAQTYRSFGDGDEGKQRVAELIATRSGSLQDRQKLFLGMKMVSHYGCYACHTIAGFEDATRPGTDVSLWAQKFMSQLDFAFYSPPFEHEVEANPAIFGKLYIDDPEYAHLVRDAGGNAPAEVQYNHASFAWHKMRNPRIWDREKVKKSYEKLKMPNYFLSEEQARAITTYLLSMRDANVMKSVQIDYENTPAGKIAAGRALARDLNCIGCHTIEGDEANIHQYYTRDTSVADSYPFGPRFRPPLLWGEGAKIQFDWLFNFLNNVEMLRPWLNVRMPSFYLTKEQATTLVEYFAGLAQDESQMLASETAAIVKYMKEVHAPADNAPGSDSWFLQDKFAQQARTLSRYAVAKEQIRPFDLNTNETQPAAIAEAIGSTYDKIMLRSQFLAELFDVDFPYADAESHMTDDERFKRGEEFFYDLKCLACHVAGDPSVPGTTTDIKAPNFALTYKRLRHEWVVKWLEDPQAIQPGANMPQIFPGTTYHAQLGGDAQKEGEAKYGDTLEKQADILVDFLFNLGDRRYTAIQPGGLTPPAADQPQDQDVDFDFGGGEGEKKEEKEPEFDFDG is encoded by the coding sequence ATGCCGGTAGCGACGGAAACACTGAGAAACATCAAGCGTGTGAACGTATGGTTCGCCGTATCCGCCGTGCTCGCACTGGTGAGTACCGGTTGGATGATCTGGCACGATTACAACCGGCCCTGGCGGCACTTTCAGCGGAACTTTTTCAACGTCCGTTCGGCCATGGCTCACATGGACGCGCTCAAGTACGAAACGCCCGCCGAAAAGGAGAAGTACGCCAAGCTCCTCGCCGCGGTTGAGGACGCCAAAAAGGAACTCGCCACGGACGAAAAAAAGGCCCTGGAGAAGGAACTCTTGGCGCGGCAGGAGACCCTTGCCGGTGAATTGCAGGGCGTCGCCCTTACCTTCGGCAACCGCAACGCCGAGATGCAGGTGCGTCTCTTTGACTATGAAGAGGCTCGGGCCCTGCACGGCGAGGATGATCCGAGGTCGATAGCCATCAAGAAGTCGAACGATGAAGCCGCGGCGATTCTTTCTGAATTGAAATCGAAGCGGGAAAATCTCGAAGACGAACTCCGATCGATCAAGCAGGACGTGAAGCGCCTCTATTCACGGAAGTCGGAGGCGCAAAAAGCACTGGCGGCGTATGAGAAGGGCCTCAAGGACGCCGAGCGTTTTGACAAGATGTATGGTCCGGGCCTGGACCGCTTCGCGTTTAACGTTCCACTGCTCGACTATCTGGCGCCAAGCGGCACGCCCGGGCACGAGGAAGTCCGCCAAGTGTTCATGAAGCCGATCCGGTTCGATTACAACTTTGTGGATTCATACGTGACCGATCGCTGCGTGACCTGTCACGTCGGGATCGACGATCCGACCCTCACTGTTGAGAGCTTCGTTCGCCGAACAGGCGCTTCCCTTGAGAATCCCGCCGTCCAGTCCGCGCTGAAAGTTTCAAACGAGTCATTCGCCCAGGACTTGCTCATCGCACTTGGCGAGGCGGCCAACGAAAAGCAATTCATCGACAAAGACGTTCCCGAAATGAGCGACGATGATCGCGAGAAATTCATCAGCGCCCTCATCGGTGCGGCGAATTCCTTCTTTGCCGATATCGAACGCCCCGCGTTGCCCGCCGACGACATCAGAAAGACGCTTGCCCAGGCCGGCGACCTGACACGCAGCAAGGTCATGGACGCGATCATGGGGGCTGCCCAGAGTATTTTGTGGGGTAGGCCGCCTGTCTCCACTGCCAATCCTGACCAGCGCATCGCCTGGAAGGACATGAGCGAGGCGCAGCGCCAGACCTATACCGCGTCCATCACCGCGGCGCTGAACACTTACCTGGTGAGCCAGGGCAGGCCCAGGATCGACTTCAGCGAGGAGATTCGGGCCCATCCGCGACTCGACCTGTACGTCTCCGCGGACTCGCCGCACTCCATGACCAAGATCGGCTGTACCGTCTGCCACGAAGGCGCGGGACAGGATACTGACTTCATACTTGCCGCGCACACGCCCAAGAACAAGGCCGAAAAGAAGGAATGGGAAGAAAAGTATTACACATCCGAACTGGGCGTGCCGCTGGCCACGTTTCATCTCGTGGAGGAATTCTGGGAGCGCCCGATGCTTCCTCCTCAGTTTACCTCGGCGAGCTGCAAAAAGTGTCACCAGCAGATTTACGACCTTGAGCGTGACAAGACGATTCCGCTCGAGCCGGCCCACAATATCGTTGAAGGGCGCGACCTCTTTACGTCGGTCGGCTGCATCAACTGTCATAACGTTGACGGACTGTCCGATTCGCGCAGAGTGGGTACCGACCTGTCGTACGTGGCCGAGAAACTGACCCAGGGTTTTATGGAGCGCTGGGTGGAATATCCCGGCAACTTCCGCCCTTCGACCTGGATGCCGCACTTCTTCCATCAGGAGAACAACCTTCCATCCAGCGCGAACGAGTTCGATCCCGACCCCGTCCTTCGAACCGAGACGGAAATTCAGGCGATCGTTCATTACCTGCGGACGTTTTCCAAGCCGCTGGACATGATTCCGACCCCTGAAGGCATGGTGGGCGATCCCACGCGCGGCGAGCAGTTGTTTACTTCGATCGGATGCCTTGCCTGCCACGCCAATCTCGATGCCAAGGATCCGCAGTCGAGCGACGGAAAGTCCTTCGGTGAGTTATGGATCACCAGGCACCTTGTGATGTCCGAGGGGCTGAGCGAGGATGACGCCAAATCGCGATATGACGCGATGTCGAAGACCGATCGCGCGCGCTATGCGACTCACCAATTCACGCCGGAACGACGCAAGGCGGCCCTCGTCGCTTCCCGGGAGGAGGAAGTTCTGGCTGATCGTGAAGGCCGCGACGTCGATCCGAAGAAGATGTACGTTCCCCCGGCCTTTACGCGCGTTGCACCGGAGCTGTCCGGCATCGGTACGAAGCTGATCGACGATCCAAATGATGCCGAGCAATCGGCCAGCGCCCTTCGCTGGCTGTACAACTGGCTTCATGAGCCGAGACATTATTCGTCCTACACGCGCATGCCGCGCATGTTTCGCGATAACTACTACCAATTGGACGACGCAGAGACGCAGCGCAAGAAAAACAACCAGGACATCCTGGATGTCGCCACCTACTTGCTGGGCCTGCGTAATGACGAATTTGATCGCACCCCGATTGCAACCGGCAAGAAGCAGGTCGAGCTCACTCAGTCGCTGATTCTTGATCTACTCGGCGGACAGAATACGGCCAGCGTTTCGGAGAAAATACTGAATGACGAAAAGGGCGCCGATGCCGATCCGTACGGTCGCCTGACGGCCTCGATCGTCGCTCAGACTTATCGATCCTTCGGCGACGGTGATGAAGGCAAACAGCGCGTCGCCGAATTGATCGCGACGCGCTCCGGCAGCTTGCAGGATCGCCAGAAGCTCTTCCTCGGCATGAAGATGGTCAGCCACTACGGCTGCTACGCGTGCCACACCATCGCCGGCTTTGAAGATGCGACACGGCCCGGAACGGATGTGAGCCTGTGGGCCCAGAAGTTCATGAGTCAGCTCGATTTCGCCTTTTATTCACCGCCCTTCGAGCACGAAGTGGAGGCCAATCCGGCGATCTTCGGGAAGCTCTATATCGACGATCCCGAGTACGCCCATCTGGTGCGCGATGCGGGAGGCAATGCCCCCGCCGAGGTCCAATACAACCACGCCTCTTTCGCCTGGCACAAGATGCGCAATCCGCGGATTTGGGATCGCGAAAAAGTCAAGAAGTCCTATGAGAAGTTGAAGATGCCCAACTACTTCCTCTCCGAGGAACAGGCGCGGGCCATCACCACTTATCTGCTAAGCATGCGCGACGCAAACGTGATGAAATCGGTGCAGATCGACTACGAGAATACTCCCGCCGGAAAGATTGCCGCCGGCCGGGCCCTGGCGCGAGATCTCAACTGCATCGGCTGCCACACGATCGAGGGCGACGAGGCAAACATCCATCAATACTACACGCGCGACACCAGCGTGGCCGACAGCTATCCCTTCGGCCCGCGATTCCGCCCGCCGCTTCTCTGGGGCGAAGGCGCAAAGATCCAGTTCGACTGGCTCTTCAATTTCCTGAACAACGTGGAGATGCTCCGCCCCTGGTTGAACGTGCGTATGCCCAGCTTCTACCTGACGAAAGAGCAGGCAACGACCCTCGTCGAGTACTTTGCCGGCCTGGCCCAGGATGAGTCGCAGATGCTCGCCTCCGAGACGGCCGCGATTGTCAAGTACATGAAGGAAGTCCACGCGCCGGCGGATAATGCCCCGGGCAGTGATTCGTGGTTCCTCCAGGACAAGTTTGCCCAACAGGCGAGAACGCTCAGTCGCTACGCCGTTGCAAAGGAGCAAATCCGCCCCTTTGATCTGAATACGAACGAGACGCAGCCCGCGGCCATTGCCGAGGCGATCGGCTCTACCTACGACAAGATTATGCTGCGCTCACAGTTCCTTGCGGAGCTGTTCGACGTTGATTTTCCCTATGCGGATGCTGAATCGCACATGACCGATGATGAGCGATTCAAACGCGGCGAGGAGTTTTTCTACGATTTGAAGTGTCTCGCATGTCACGTGGCCGGCGATCCATCCGTCCCCGGTACGACGACGGACATTAAGGCCCCCAACTTTGCACTCACTTACAAGCGGCTTCGCCATGAATGGGTCGTCAAGTGGCTTGAAGACCCTCAGGCGATCCAGCCCGGGGCGAACATGCCTCAGATTTTCCCGGGCACGACCTATCACGCTCAGTTGGGTGGAGACGCGCAGAAGGAAGGCGAGGCCAAGTACGGCGATACCCTTGAAAAGCAAGCGGATATCCTCGTTGATTTCCTGTTTAATCTCGGCGACCGTCGCTACACGGCCATCCAGCCGGGCGGTCTGACGCCTCCCGCGGCCGACCAGCCGCAGGATCAGGATGTCGACTTCGACTTCGGCGGCGGCGAGGGTGAGAAGAAAGAGGAGAAGGAGCCAGAGTTCGATTTTGACGGTTAG
- a CDS encoding DegT/DnrJ/EryC1/StrS family aminotransferase, whose amino-acid sequence MNIDLSGPDISQAEIDAVSEVLRSGRLSLGPAVSRFEEAIASYVGTKHAIAVSSGTCGLHLLVRAIGLQPGDEAITTPFSFVASSNCILYEGGKPVFVDMDPETWNIDATAVEAAVTPRTKMLIPVNVFGQPADFDRISAIARKHKLRVIEDSCESLGAKYKGRMSGSLGDAGVFGFYPNKQITTGEGGMIVTNDDEIARLCQSMRNQGRDTGMGWLSHERLGYNYRLSDVNSAIGAVQMQRIGEILGKRSRVAEWYRTRLASEDRLSLQKIEPDCSMSWFVFVVKLADRYSEEDRAAMIEKLRARGIGCSNYFAPIHLQAFYKRQFGYKPGDFPVCERVAARTIALPFHNHLSESEVDKVCETVRSLL is encoded by the coding sequence ATGAATATCGATCTCTCCGGACCGGATATTTCACAGGCCGAAATCGACGCCGTCTCCGAAGTGCTGCGCTCCGGCAGGCTATCGCTCGGACCCGCCGTATCACGATTTGAAGAAGCCATCGCAAGTTATGTCGGCACCAAGCACGCCATCGCCGTCTCCAGCGGTACCTGCGGTCTTCACCTGCTCGTTCGGGCGATCGGCCTGCAACCCGGTGACGAGGCCATCACGACGCCCTTCTCATTCGTCGCTTCGTCGAACTGTATCCTCTACGAAGGGGGAAAACCGGTCTTCGTGGACATGGACCCGGAGACCTGGAACATCGACGCGACAGCGGTCGAGGCTGCGGTCACCCCGCGGACCAAGATGCTCATTCCTGTCAATGTGTTCGGACAGCCCGCCGACTTCGATCGCATCAGCGCTATCGCCCGAAAGCACAAGCTTCGCGTGATTGAGGACTCCTGCGAATCGCTCGGCGCCAAATACAAAGGCCGCATGTCCGGCAGCCTCGGCGACGCAGGCGTCTTTGGCTTCTATCCCAACAAGCAGATCACCACCGGCGAAGGCGGAATGATCGTCACCAACGACGACGAGATCGCCCGGCTCTGCCAATCCATGCGCAATCAGGGCCGCGACACCGGCATGGGCTGGCTCTCGCACGAGCGACTCGGTTACAACTATCGCCTCAGCGACGTGAACAGCGCCATCGGCGCCGTCCAGATGCAGCGGATCGGAGAGATACTCGGCAAGCGCAGCCGCGTGGCGGAATGGTATCGAACGCGGTTGGCTTCGGAAGACCGGCTCAGCTTACAGAAGATTGAGCCGGATTGCTCCATGAGCTGGTTTGTGTTCGTCGTAAAACTGGCCGACCGATACAGTGAGGAGGACCGCGCCGCCATGATCGAAAAGCTGCGAGCGCGCGGCATCGGTTGCAGCAACTACTTCGCCCCCATTCACCTCCAGGCGTTCTACAAGCGGCAATTCGGCTACAAACCGGGCGACTTCCCGGTCTGCGAGCGCGTCGCCGCCCGAACGATCGCCCTGCCGTTTCATAATCATCTCAGCGAGTCGGAGGTCGACAAAGTTTGCGAGACCGTGCGATCACTGCTTTGA
- a CDS encoding cytochrome C: protein MKRGEPLLESGADDKVLVWPDLVYTEMIALVFCTVFLIVWAIVLKAPLEPPANPTNIPNPSKAPWYFLGLQELLVYFDPWIAGVLLPGLIIVGLVALPYIDKNPRGNGYYTLKERPFVISIFMFGFIILWCVLIVLGTFLRGPNWNLFGPFETWDPHRPAALLNINVSDVFWVVIPEQLGLSWWKPGLPTSGVLGLPAYLIREAPGLILLGGYFFVLPVLLAQTVFKKIYAQIGFIRFCVFWLLMSWMFIVPIKMVLRWLFNMKYFVAITEWFFNI from the coding sequence ATGAAGCGCGGCGAGCCGCTCCTTGAGAGCGGGGCGGACGACAAGGTTCTCGTCTGGCCCGATCTCGTTTATACCGAAATGATCGCGCTGGTCTTTTGCACGGTCTTCCTCATTGTATGGGCCATCGTCTTGAAGGCCCCGCTGGAGCCGCCGGCGAACCCCACGAATATCCCCAACCCATCCAAGGCGCCGTGGTACTTCCTCGGCCTTCAGGAACTGCTCGTCTATTTCGATCCATGGATTGCGGGCGTGCTCCTGCCCGGCCTGATTATCGTCGGCCTTGTCGCTCTTCCATACATTGACAAGAACCCGCGCGGCAACGGCTACTACACGCTCAAGGAGCGACCGTTCGTCATCAGCATTTTCATGTTTGGCTTCATCATTTTGTGGTGCGTCTTGATCGTGCTGGGCACGTTCCTTCGCGGCCCGAACTGGAATCTCTTCGGCCCCTTTGAGACGTGGGATCCCCACCGCCCGGCCGCGCTCTTGAACATCAACGTGTCCGACGTCTTCTGGGTGGTCATTCCCGAGCAGCTTGGTCTGTCTTGGTGGAAGCCCGGGCTGCCGACCAGCGGAGTTTTGGGACTACCGGCATATCTGATTCGCGAGGCGCCGGGCCTGATCCTGCTTGGCGGGTATTTCTTCGTGTTGCCGGTTCTCTTGGCGCAGACCGTGTTCAAGAAAATCTACGCCCAGATCGGTTTTATTCGTTTTTGCGTCTTCTGGCTACTGATGAGCTGGATGTTCATCGTGCCGATCAAGATGGTTCTGCGATGGCTGTTCAACATGAAGTATTTCGTGGCCATCACCGAGTGGTTCTTTAACATCTAG
- a CDS encoding cytochrome b N-terminal domain-containing protein translates to MKFFSSVGDYIRESQVWGSIFRHGVPRDRRTRAMAILSNVFLHLHPVAVRKSGIRLSFTWCMGGLTFFLFLAETITGVLLMFYYRPVVEYAYTDIVGLRAHVTLGLLREIHRWGAHAMVIAIWLHMLRVFLTGSYKPPREFNWGVGVILLVLTLLLSFTGYLLPWDQLAIWAITVGSNMARATPIAGHEGPGAALLQIGGVPLIHGGSDARFLLLGGTVVGPGALLRFYVLHCIFIPLAASVLIAVHFWRVRKDGGISGPL, encoded by the coding sequence ATGAAATTTTTCAGCTCAGTCGGAGACTATATCAGGGAAAGTCAGGTCTGGGGCTCGATCTTTCGGCACGGAGTGCCCAGGGACCGGCGCACCCGGGCGATGGCCATCCTCAGCAACGTCTTCTTGCACCTGCATCCGGTCGCCGTTCGTAAGAGCGGCATCCGGCTGTCTTTTACCTGGTGCATGGGCGGCCTCACGTTTTTCCTCTTCCTCGCGGAGACGATTACCGGCGTCCTGCTGATGTTTTATTACAGGCCGGTTGTGGAGTATGCCTACACCGACATCGTGGGGCTCAGGGCTCACGTCACGCTCGGATTGTTACGTGAGATTCACCGGTGGGGGGCCCACGCGATGGTCATCGCCATCTGGCTCCACATGCTCCGCGTATTCCTCACGGGCAGTTACAAGCCGCCCAGAGAATTCAACTGGGGCGTCGGCGTCATTCTGCTCGTACTCACGCTGTTGCTTTCCTTTACCGGTTACCTGCTCCCATGGGATCAACTGGCCATCTGGGCCATCACGGTCGGCTCCAACATGGCCCGCGCCACGCCGATCGCCGGGCATGAAGGTCCGGGCGCTGCACTTTTGCAGATTGGCGGAGTGCCGCTGATTCACGGCGGCTCAGACGCGAGGTTCCTGCTCCTGGGCGGCACCGTCGTCGGTCCGGGGGCGCTCCTTCGATTTTACGTGCTTCATTGTATTTTCATTCCGCTGGCGGCGTCCGTGTTGATCGCGGTTCACTTCTGGCGGGTACGAAAAGACGGTGGTATTTCGGGACCGTTGTAA